The Planctomycetaceae bacterium genomic sequence ACACCGCGACGACGATACCGGCAACCACGTCATTCGTGTGGGACGGTACACGGCGATCATCGCCCATGAACTGGGTTACCCGACCAGCAAGCTGTCGATGCTGGAACAGGCCGCGCAGCTTCACGACGTCGGCAAGATCGGCATTCCCGACTCCATTCTGTTCAAGCCCGGCAAGCTGGAACCGGATCAGTTCGAAATGATGAAGAAGCACTGTGCTCTGGGAAAACAGATCATCGAACCGATCTCGGAGAAGGACTGGAACATCCTGAAGACGCACACTCGCCGCGGCGAAAGTCTGCTGCACGTCCGTTCGTCGCCGCTGCTGATGCTGGCGGCCCGGATCGCTCAGACACATCACGAAAAATGGAACGGCGCCGGATATCCGCTGGGCCTGTCGGGAGAAGACATTCCGCTGGAAGGCCGCATTGTCGCGGTCGCGGACGTCTTCGATGCGCTGTCCAGCGCCCGGCCGTACAAGCCGCCGTTCTCCCGCGAAAAGTCCTTCCGCATCCTGGAAGAAGGCCGCGGAACGCATTTCGACCCGCGCGTGCTGGACGCATTCTTCGCCCGGGCCAACGAAATCATCGAAACGCAACTGCTGCTGATGGACGAGACCGACCGAATTACGGGCCCCGGATGCGCGGACGAGGAATAGTCGGGCGGGCCTACATCCCGTATTCGGTTTCCACCAGCGGACTGTAATTTTCGAACCGCATGTACTCCCGGCGCCAGGTCAGCCGCACGATGCCCGTCGGGCCGCTGCGATGCTTGGCGATGACGATCTCCGCTTCGCCCGGTCGGTCTTCGGGATCGTAGGCGTCCGGCCGATGCAGGAACATGACCATGTCGGCGTCCTGTTCGATCGCGCCGCTTTCGCGCAGGTCGGCCAGTCTGGGCCGCTTGTCTTCACGCAGTTCCACGCCGCGATTCAACTGAGCCAGTGCGATCACCGGGACCTTCAGTTCCTTCGCCAGAAACTTCAGGCGCCGGGATATCCCTGCGATCTGTTGTTCCCGCGGTGCCGACTTTTCCTCCGGTTCAATCAACTGCAGATAGTCGATGACGATAATCCCCAGCGGACTCTTGCGGTGCTGGCGCCGCGCGAGCGCAGCGATCTGTGTCATCGTCCGGCCCGGCTTGTCGTCGATAAACAGCGGCAGATCATGCAGCGCGTCGGACGCCTCCATCAGATCCTCACGCTGTTCATCGGTCAGGTTTCCGGCACGCAGGTCATGCCCGTTGACTCGCGCGGTGATGCACAGGAACCGTTCCGCCAGCTCCAGATTCGACTGTTCCAGACTGAACACCAGCACGCCCTTGCCGGATTGGCGCGCCACCGCTTCGGCCACATTGCAGACAAACGCCGTCTTTCCCATGCTGGGGCGAGCGGCCAGGATGATCAGTTCCGTCGGCTGAAAACCAGTTGTGTGTTCGTCCAGATCAGAGAAGCCGGTTGTGATCCCGGACACTTCTCCGACACGATTCAGGCGTTCGTCAATCCGGTCGAACGCGTCGATCAGGATTTCGCCGATCGAGATGTTTCCGGTGTTTTCGGTCTGTTCCAGAATGCCGAAGATCCGCCGTTCAGCCGTCTGCAACAGATCATCGACGTCGCCCGACAGGTCGTAACTGTCGGCAAGGATGTCCGTGCATGCATGGATCAGCGATCGCTGCATCCACTTTTCACGCACGATGTTGGCGTAGTACCGCACGTGAGCGGCGTGGGGAACGGATTCCAGGATCTCGTGAAGATAGGGTCCGCCGCCGATCTCTTCGAATTGCGACCGGCGAATCAGTTCGTCACCCAGCGTAACGGCGTCAATTCCCCGAACGTTATTCTCGTACAGATGGTGGATGGCGGCGAAAATTTTCTGGTGAGCATCATGATAGAAGTGGTCCGCCTTCAGCGACTCGCCAACTTCATCGATCGCTTCGTTCAACAGCAGAATACTGCCGAGCACACCGCGTTCGGCATCCAGATTCTGCGGCGGCAGGCGGATCTCATCTTTCTTCGCCATCCGGCACCTCCGTGATCACACATTCTGTCGCAAAAAAATCCCCAGGCAGAGGGGTTCTGCCTGAGGACAAAGTTTCCTGAGTTGCATCAGCCGGGCCTATCTGCAGTGGCAGTTCGAGCCAGGCCGGGACGTTAAGCCTGCGGCTGTTGAGAACATACCCTCCCGTTGAAACGGGAGGGTCGAAGTTTGATCGCCGTTCAGGCGATCAAACGAGGGGAGGGCGTCCGCGCAAAGGGAGTTCCCTGTGCGTCACCCTCCCCGCGATCGAACGCCTGAACGGCATTAGATCGGCGACCCTCCCGTTGAAACGGGAGGGTGAAGCAATTGTTCCACTGCATTGGAAAATTCTCATCTGCCAATCGCCTTGCGTTTCGCGCGCCGCTGCGAATGAGCGGCCGGGAGATCGCAACACGATTTATGCTCCCGTGGCGGACGGGACGACCCACACTTTGACTTCCGTCTGTACCTTCTCGTGGAACTTCAGCTTGACGGTGTACATGCCCAGTTCCTTGATCGGGCCTTCCAGCCGGACGTGTTCCGCTTCCACGGGATGGCCGCCGGCCTTCAGAGCGTCGCTGATGTCGCGGGCACCCACCGAACCGTAAAGGGCATTGTCCGCTGTTGCGTTGGCTTCGATCGTGGCGCTGTACTTGCTGACGGCATCGGCGATCTTTGACAGATCACGCAGCCGGCTGGCTTCAATCGCCGCCAGTCGAGCACGGTGCTTTTCAACCATCCGCTTGTTCTGCTCACTGGCCACGGTCGCCATGCCGTGCGGCAGCAGATAATTGCGAGCATAACCGGGCTTCACCTTGACGATGTCGCCGCGCTGGCCAAGGTTATCGACATCGTGAACCAGCAGGATTTCGACGGAATTGCGAGTCGACCCGGGAACGCCCCGCTTTTTTGTTGTATGAACCATGACAAACGCCCTGTCGGTATGTGATTCGAATTGTTGTTGAGAATGGAAGTAGATCGGAAACACCCGTCGCCCGGAATTCGGGTCTGTCGACGATCGTGAATCGGTTCGCTGAGCAGCTTTCCGGAACCCCGGCACAATGACCGGTGGACCACGTCGCGGAGACATTCCGCCGCCGCATCGACAGTCAGGCGGAGGATCGTACATGGATTCGCGGAATTCGGACAGCCTCCTAAAACGGAACTTCGTCGTCCTGCCCGGACGCCGGCGCGTTGTCGTAAAACGCTTCCGCCGGAGACCGGTCGTCCCCGGAGTCACTTGCGGCAGGCGGCGACTGACCGCCGGAGTCTCGCGGTGCGGACTGGCCGGCGGCGTGGTGCTGTCCGCCGCCACCGGCGCTGTCGCTGCGGCTGCCGAGAAACTGCAGTGTTTCGCCGACGACGCGCAGCTTCGAACGCTTCTGTCCCGTTTCGCGGTCTTCCCATTGATCGAGCTGCAGGCGCCCCTCGATCAGCACCGGACGGCCTTTGGAAAGATATTCACCAGCGATTTCCGCGGTTCGTCCCCACAAAGTCACGTCAACAAAGGTGGTTTCTTCCTTGCGCTCGTTTGTGTTTCGGTCGGTCCAGCTTCTGTTAACCGCCATCCCGATTTCTGTCACGGCCG encodes the following:
- the rplI gene encoding 50S ribosomal protein L9 is translated as MVHTTKKRGVPGSTRNSVEILLVHDVDNLGQRGDIVKVKPGYARNYLLPHGMATVASEQNKRMVEKHRARLAAIEASRLRDLSKIADAVSKYSATIEANATADNALYGSVGARDISDALKAGGHPVEAEHVRLEGPIKELGMYTVKLKFHEKVQTEVKVWVVPSATGA
- a CDS encoding single-stranded DNA-binding protein; its protein translation is MASYNKVILIGNVTRDPEVRYISSGTAVTEIGMAVNRSWTDRNTNERKEETTFVDVTLWGRTAEIAGEYLSKGRPVLIEGRLQLDQWEDRETGQKRSKLRVVGETLQFLGSRSDSAGGGGQHHAAGQSAPRDSGGQSPPAASDSGDDRSPAEAFYDNAPASGQDDEVPF
- the dnaB gene encoding replicative DNA helicase; protein product: MAKKDEIRLPPQNLDAERGVLGSILLLNEAIDEVGESLKADHFYHDAHQKIFAAIHHLYENNVRGIDAVTLGDELIRRSQFEEIGGGPYLHEILESVPHAAHVRYYANIVREKWMQRSLIHACTDILADSYDLSGDVDDLLQTAERRIFGILEQTENTGNISIGEILIDAFDRIDERLNRVGEVSGITTGFSDLDEHTTGFQPTELIILAARPSMGKTAFVCNVAEAVARQSGKGVLVFSLEQSNLELAERFLCITARVNGHDLRAGNLTDEQREDLMEASDALHDLPLFIDDKPGRTMTQIAALARRQHRKSPLGIIVIDYLQLIEPEEKSAPREQQIAGISRRLKFLAKELKVPVIALAQLNRGVELREDKRPRLADLRESGAIEQDADMVMFLHRPDAYDPEDRPGEAEIVIAKHRSGPTGIVRLTWRREYMRFENYSPLVETEYGM